The genomic region TTTAAATCCATAATCGAAAGATAATAAGGAGTAATTGAAAGTGGGTAAACTCCGGTTACCGCACTTATCTCGGCATACCTTGTCGCCGATAGGGAAACATACTTTGAGAGTTGTTCAACCGAAGTGATACGATTGCGAAATTGCCATTTCCAATCGTTCCAGTCTTTATCGGGAATTGTCCCGAAAAGTTTGAGCCTGTTGGCTACAGAGGGGGGTTGCGGGGGTTCCGAGTCTTCTCCTCCGCTAGGGGGTTCGTCGTCACCTTCACCGTTGCAGCTATCCGAAAGGGGAATAAAAGAATTGTTACTGCCGATTCTTTTTAAGTTTTTCTTCACCTATTTGTTTCATACTCCTTTTACCTTATAAGTACCTAAATCGTACTCTCGACTTTTAAATTATTTTTAATTTTCAGCACCCTATAACTTAATTATAGAGCATTTTTTGCAAATGTAAAATACGCTTATTTACGACTAAAACGAGCGGAACGGATGATATTTTATTCTTTAGTTTATTGAATTGCAAGTGGCATTCAAATACAAGCTGGTATAAAATAGATAAATTATTTCAAACAATTTGGCAGGAGGGGTTATGAGAGATATCAGAATTGAAAAATTGGCTGAACTGTTGGTCAATTATTCCGTTAGTGTCCAAAACGGAGATAAGGTCAGAATACGCGGCGATTATTTAGCGGCGCCTTTGGTAAAAGCGGTATATGCCGAAGTTTTAAAAGCCGGCGGGCATCCGATTGTCTTTTTTGAACCGGAAGGGCTAACCGAAATATTTTATAAGTATGCCTCCGATGAGCAGTTACGGTTTATTCACGAACCGGAAAAAATCATTACCGATAAATATGACGTCTCGATTTCTATCGGCGCTGATTCCAACACTAAGGCTTTAACAAGTGTTGACCCGCAGCGGATGGTTACAAGGCATCAGGCTCGAACCGAGCTTGTCAAAACCCAAATGCAACGCTCCGCTGACGGGCAATTTCGTTGGGTTTACACGATTTTCCCCACCGCTGCCTACGCTCAGGATGCCGAAATGAGCCTTACGGAATACGAGGACTTTGTTTACGGCGCTTGTCTCCCTGATATCGAAGACCCGGTCGGCTATTGGCAGCGCTTTTCAAAACGCCAGCAAAACATAGTTGATTGGTTTAAGGGCAGAAAGTGTGTTTACATTAAAGGGCAGGAAACCGAATTGACTTTGAGTATTGAAGGTCGCCCGTTTATTAATTGCGACGGCCGTTACAATATGCCCGACGGCGAGGTGTTTACCAGCCCGGTTGAAGACAGCGTTAACGGACATGTTTATTTTTCTTATCCGGCAATCGAAGGCGGCAAAGAAGTCAGCGGCATTCGGTTGTGGTTTGAAAACGGCAAGGTGGTTAAAGCCAGCGCCGAAAAAAACGAAGATTATTTGCTTAAAATGTTGGATACCGATGCCGGGTCGCGGATATTAGGTGAATTTGCAATCGGCACCAGCCCCAAAATTAACCGCTTCACCCGTG from Dehalococcoidales bacterium harbors:
- a CDS encoding aminopeptidase, producing MRDIRIEKLAELLVNYSVSVQNGDKVRIRGDYLAAPLVKAVYAEVLKAGGHPIVFFEPEGLTEIFYKYASDEQLRFIHEPEKIITDKYDVSISIGADSNTKALTSVDPQRMVTRHQARTELVKTQMQRSADGQFRWVYTIFPTAAYAQDAEMSLTEYEDFVYGACLPDIEDPVGYWQRFSKRQQNIVDWFKGRKCVYIKGQETELTLSIEGRPFINCDGRYNMPDGEVFTSPVEDSVNGHVYFSYPAIEGGKEVSGIRLWFENGKVVKASAEKNEDYLLKMLDTDAGSRILGEFAIGTSPKINRFTREILFDEKINGSFHMALGAGYPESGSKNESAIHWDMICDLRNGGEIRVDGDLLHKNGRFVIDF